A single region of the Lotus japonicus ecotype B-129 chromosome 4, LjGifu_v1.2 genome encodes:
- the LOC130713509 gene encoding LOB domain-containing protein 36-like, which produces MSSSNTPCAACKFLRRKCTQECVFAPYFPPENPQRFSSVHRVFGASNVAKLLNELQASQRDDAVKSLAYEADARLRDPVYGCVGFISVLQQRLRQMQAEVAIAKKELGTYVGPQGINYLLANPGPVILPNQQGGGMGGNTNQNAAFDLLANFPPNNMGPAGQGVMAGHGGGQVVIRDPQEQEFLEAQQLAAAAAQQQQQQAMLRSYEQQQQEMMRYNSGGFEAVGVGGGGGYGHQMGVAIPGGGGEVSNSLALFDNVGSYQMQQQPQQGGEYHQHHHVSHQPPVEAQLLLSPQQSQQQSDLEEVRSVGPC; this is translated from the coding sequence atgtcATCATCGAACACCCCGTGCGCGGCGTGCAAGTTCCTGCGGCGGAAGTGCACGCAGGAGTGCGTGTTCGCGCCGTACTTTCCGCCAGAGAACCCGCAACGGTTTTCAAGCGTGCACCGCGTGTTTGGCGCGAGCAACGTGGCGAAGCTCCTGAACGAGCTTCAAGCCTCGCAGCGCGATGACGCGGTGAAGTCGCTCGCGTATGAGGCGGATGCGCGCTTGAGGGACCCAGTGTACGGCTGTGTCGGCTTTATCTCGGTCCTTCAGCAGCGCCTCCGCCAGATGCAGGCCGAAGTGGCCATTGCCAAGAAGGAGCTTGGGACTTACGTTGGTCCCCAGGGGATTAACTACCTCCTCGCCAACCCCGGCCCCGTCATCCTCCCCAACCAACAAGGCGGCGGCATGGGTGGGAACACCAACCAAAACGCTGCGTTTGACCTTCTcgcgaactttcctcccaataACATGGGGCCGGCCGGGCAGGGGGTTATGGCCGGGCACGGAGGCGGACAGGTGGTGATTCGAGACCCGCAGGAGCAGGAGTTTCTGGAGGCGCAGCAGCTGGCGGCCGCGGCGGCtcagcaacagcagcagcaggctATGCTTAGGAGCTAtgagcagcagcagcaggagATGATGAGATACAACAGTGGCGGGTTTGAGGcggttggtgttggtggtggcggtgggtaTGGTCACCAGATGGGTGTTGCTATtcctggtggtggtggtgaggttTCTAATTCCCTGGCTCTGTTTGATAATGTTGGCAGTTATCAGATGCAGCAGCAGCCACAGCAAGGGGGTGAATATCATCAGCACCACCATGTTTCTCACCAGCCTCCGGTTGAGGCACAGCTTCTGCTCTCGCCGCAGCAATCACAGCAGCAATCAGATCTTGAGGAGGTTAGGAGCGTTGGCCCTTGCTGA